A DNA window from Theobroma cacao cultivar B97-61/B2 chromosome 5, Criollo_cocoa_genome_V2, whole genome shotgun sequence contains the following coding sequences:
- the LOC18599134 gene encoding thioredoxin-like 3-1, chloroplastic, whose product MSVLAANSQILYREFYQRDQQQQLWNSGSCMLLQKNCGYFGFDRRNGKWKKNIARRDWRVEALWPDLSRPSAVEMEPINDCDQLDQILLRAQELSQPILIDWMAAWCRKCIYLKPKLEKLAAEYNTKIKFYCVDVNKVPQGLVKRGNISKMPTIQVWKDGEMKEEVIGGHKAWLVIEEVRQMIQKFV is encoded by the exons atgTCAGTTTTGGCAGCaaattctcaaattttgtatagaGAATTCTATCAGAGGGACCAACAACAGCAGCTTTGGAACAGTGGGAGCTGCATGTTGTTGCAAAAAAATTGTGGGTATTTTGGGTTTGATAGGAGGAATGGAAAATGGAAGAAGAATATTGCAAGGAGAGATTGGAGAGTAGAAGCTCTTTGGCCTGATTTGTCCAGACCAAGTGCGGTTGAGATGGAACCAATCAACGATTGTGATCAGCTTGATCAAATTCTGCTTCGTGCTCAAGAGCTCTCCCAGCCTATTCTCATTGACTG GATGGCTGCTTGGTGCCGGAAATGTATCTATTTGAAGCCTAAATTGGAGAAATTGGCAGCTGAGTATAATACCAA aatcaaattttattgtgTGGATGTCAACAAGGTACCTCAAGGTCTAGTGAAGCGGGGAAACATCTCT AAAATGCCAACAATTCAG GTATGGAAGGATGGAGAGATGAAAGAAGAAGTAATTGGAGGACACAAGGCATGGCTTGTGATTGAAGAAGTGAGACAAATGATCCAAAAGTTTGTATGA